CCTGGAGGCCGCGTGGAAGGACCTCGTCAACCGGTTGTGCTCCTGACCACCGTCGGCTCCGCCTCTTCCTTACGCGACCGGCCGAGGTAGGCGTCGTGCTCGGCCTCCACCCGGTCCGGGAAGACGTCGATCACGCCGCCTCCGATCGGGATCGGCCCTTCCGCGCGGTTGTCGCCCGGCACCGAACGAATCGCGCTCGTGGCGTCGGCGAACGTCCACATCCGCTGCCGAGCCCGCTCCGTCCCGGCGGCGTCGCCGATGCCTCGGCCACGGCTCGCGCCAGTGCGCGCAGGCCACGTAGTGCGCGCGGGTCACCCGCGTCGTGGCGACCACAGTGGTCGGAGCCGCCGACACGGCCGGCCGGATACCGAAACGTGCCATGCGACCACCCCGCTGTGATCTCCGATTGGTCCGGACGAATCTCGGGGATCACGGCGGGAAGTTCGGGCCCGCTGCGCCGCGACGTCAGTCGGCGGGCAGCAGCACCACTCCGTCGTCGTCGGCGTGGAGCACGTCACCGGGGAAGAACGTGACCCCGCCGAACCCCACGGGAACGTCGACGGCGCCCCGGCCATCCTTCGCGCTCTTGCGAGGATTGGTGCCCAGGGCCTTGATCCCGATCGGCAGCTCGGCGAGAGCGGCACTGTCCCGCACGGCGCCGTTGACGACGAGGCCCGCCCAGCCGTTCTCGACCGCCGAGGCCGCGATGAGGTCTCCGGTGAGCGCGGTGTGCACGGAACCACCGCCGTCCACCACCAGCACGCAGCCCTCGCCGGGGGTCCGCAGCAGTTCCTTCACCAGCCCGTTGTCCTCGTGGCACGAGATCGTGCGGACCCGTCCGCAGAAAGCCCGCCGCCCGCCGAACTGGCGGAACTGGGTGTCGCACACCCGCAGTCGGTCCCCGTACTCGTCGACGAGGTCGGCGGTGGGCAGAGGCGTGAGCGCGTCGGTCACCATGGGCCTTTCGTCGTGTGGTCGAGGGTGCGCTCATCCTGCCCCGGGCGGGGCGGGAAACACGAGTGGGACGGCGACCGTACGTGACCAACATCTCGACGCTCCCCAGGCTTTCCGTCCCGATCGGGCCGCCGGAGGTGACCGTGCGTGGTGGCCGCCGGATCGTGACGACCACCACGCACGGCAGCTCGGTCCCCGTACCCACCCTCGTCGTCCGGGACCAACACGACGGTGATGCGATGTACGCCGTGCGTCGTCACCTGTGCGCGTTGCTGGGCCTGCACCGTCAAGGGAGAGTCGAACTCCCGCGCCGCCCTCGGCGCACCGGGGGACCGGAATGACCGCCGGCCTCGGTTTCGTGTTCGCTTCCCGAAGCGACTACCTGCTGCCGATCTCAGTCCGCCAGCTCGGCCTCCCAGTTCACCTTCTGAATGGCGAGGTCGACCTCCCGGAGCTCACGAGCCACCCGATCGGCCCGCTCACGGAGT
The window above is part of the Saccharomonospora glauca K62 genome. Proteins encoded here:
- the rraA gene encoding ribonuclease E activity regulator RraA, which produces MVTDALTPLPTADLVDEYGDRLRVCDTQFRQFGGRRAFCGRVRTISCHEDNGLVKELLRTPGEGCVLVVDGGGSVHTALTGDLIAASAVENGWAGLVVNGAVRDSAALAELPIGIKALGTNPRKSAKDGRGAVDVPVGFGGVTFFPGDVLHADDDGVVLLPAD